In Rahnella sikkimica, the following are encoded in one genomic region:
- a CDS encoding GlpM family protein — MGLVIKALIGALVVILIGVLSKTRNYYIAGLVPLFPTFALIAHYIVGTERSIEALRTTIIFGLWAVIPYMVYLISLYFLIGSMKLPYALLCAVVCWSLAAWLLISIWTRFHA, encoded by the coding sequence ATGGGACTGGTAATTAAGGCGCTGATTGGTGCGCTGGTCGTGATTTTGATCGGGGTGCTGTCCAAAACCCGCAATTATTATATCGCCGGGCTGGTTCCGCTTTTTCCTACGTTTGCCCTGATAGCCCACTACATTGTGGGCACGGAACGCAGTATCGAGGCGCTCCGAACCACGATTATTTTCGGCCTGTGGGCCGTGATCCCCTATATGGTCTACCTGATTTCACTCTATTTTCTCATCGGCTCGATGAAACTGCCTTACGCCTTGCTCTGCGCCGTCGTTTGCTGGTCGCTGGCGGCGTGGCTGCTGATAAGTATCTGGACGCGTTTTCACGCCTGA
- a CDS encoding LysR family transcriptional regulator, with protein MQSTEIRYFLAVANTGSLSAASKQLYVAVSAISRQIQRLEERIGAPLFERHARGMVLNDAGQILENHVRKSMMDMEHAIAEIQGLNAVRRTVIRMGCTDGLAFDLLPQLFSRFRLINPGVMFYLNVGTAVEVSEMIHKGEVELALQFSLVAERGVDIMASFPAPVRMVMRPDHPLAEQDILLTDLHPYPLAMNEQGSTIRQLFDLSCRMSGIFLEPAVSCNRFSALYDFMVQTPGAIVACSHFSIMYKARRDHLRVKPVNIEQLSQRTLQLQSPAGKRRSAALSQFVDFIRDELVRENDAFIRDFGLQVAQV; from the coding sequence ATGCAAAGTACGGAGATTCGCTATTTTCTGGCGGTAGCCAATACCGGCTCGCTGAGCGCGGCGAGCAAGCAATTATATGTGGCGGTGTCGGCCATCAGCCGTCAGATCCAGCGTCTGGAAGAGCGCATCGGCGCGCCGCTGTTTGAACGCCACGCGCGCGGGATGGTGCTCAACGATGCCGGGCAGATCCTGGAAAACCATGTGCGTAAAAGCATGATGGATATGGAACACGCGATTGCGGAAATTCAGGGACTCAACGCCGTGAGGCGAACCGTGATCCGTATGGGCTGCACCGACGGGCTGGCGTTTGATTTGCTGCCGCAGTTGTTCTCGCGCTTTCGGCTGATTAATCCGGGCGTGATGTTTTATCTCAACGTCGGCACGGCGGTGGAAGTGTCGGAGATGATCCACAAGGGCGAAGTGGAACTGGCGTTGCAGTTCAGTCTGGTGGCGGAGCGCGGCGTGGATATCATGGCGTCCTTTCCCGCGCCGGTGCGCATGGTGATGCGGCCGGATCATCCGCTGGCCGAACAGGACATTTTGCTGACGGATTTGCATCCGTACCCGCTGGCGATGAACGAGCAGGGCAGCACCATCCGCCAGCTGTTTGATTTGTCTTGCCGGATGAGCGGAATTTTTCTCGAGCCTGCGGTGAGCTGTAACCGTTTTTCGGCGCTTTACGATTTTATGGTGCAAACGCCGGGGGCGATTGTCGCGTGCAGCCATTTTTCCATTATGTATAAAGCCCGGCGCGACCACCTGCGGGTCAAACCGGTGAATATTGAACAACTGAGCCAGCGGACGTTGCAGCTGCAATCACCCGCCGGTAAGCGGCGTTCGGCGGCGCTGAGTCAGTTTGTCGATTTTATCCGTGACGAACTGGTGCGGGAAAACGATGCTTTTATCCGTGATTTCGGTTTGCAAGTCGCGCAGGTGTGA
- a CDS encoding M20 family metallopeptidase, with the protein MTAENIVEQALAWFDQGEYQRTLARRVAIASESQSHLRDAELARYLDDEIKPTLAAMGFSLLSVENAYAANRPFLIATRIEDDALPTILSYGHGDVVFGDDENWRSDLSPWELKEDGDRWYGRGSADNKGQHSINIAALEQIYKARGGSLGFNCKLLFEMGEEISSPGLAELCREYKEQLSADIFLASDGPRLSAVRPTLFLGSRGAVNFRLTINARDNAYHSGNWGGLLTNPGTQLANALACLVNQHGQLQVSALKPPAVSDAIREILSDVEVGGGKNDPQIDLNWGEEGLTPTERLYAWNTLEVLSFLTGNPQRPMNAIPGSATAVCQLRFVVGTDWQHLADHVRAHLDAHGFPQVEVEFMRGSPATRFDPTDPLVDWALNIMQKTTGKKPALLPNLGGSLPNDVFADILGLPTLWVPHSYPACGQHGVNEHMLISVAREGLAIMTHLLWDLGENGAAVLARHHAHTGGAQ; encoded by the coding sequence ATGACAGCGGAAAATATCGTTGAACAGGCGTTAGCCTGGTTCGATCAGGGTGAATATCAGCGCACGCTGGCGCGCAGGGTGGCAATTGCCTCCGAAAGCCAGAGTCATCTGCGCGACGCCGAACTGGCGCGTTATCTCGATGATGAGATTAAACCGACACTCGCGGCGATGGGTTTCAGCCTGCTGAGCGTCGAAAATGCGTATGCCGCTAACCGTCCTTTTTTGATCGCCACCCGCATTGAAGACGATGCGTTGCCTACAATCCTGAGTTACGGCCACGGCGACGTGGTGTTCGGGGACGATGAAAACTGGCGCAGCGACTTATCACCGTGGGAACTCAAAGAAGACGGTGATCGCTGGTACGGACGCGGTAGCGCCGACAACAAAGGCCAGCACAGCATCAACATTGCCGCGCTGGAGCAAATCTACAAAGCGCGCGGCGGAAGCCTCGGTTTTAACTGCAAACTGCTGTTCGAAATGGGCGAAGAAATCAGCTCTCCGGGGCTGGCCGAACTTTGCCGTGAATATAAAGAACAGCTCAGCGCCGATATTTTCCTCGCCTCCGACGGCCCGCGCCTGAGCGCCGTGCGCCCTACGCTGTTCCTCGGTTCACGCGGCGCGGTGAATTTCCGTCTGACCATTAATGCCCGCGACAACGCCTATCACTCCGGAAACTGGGGCGGTCTGCTGACCAATCCGGGAACGCAACTGGCAAACGCACTGGCCTGTCTGGTGAATCAGCACGGCCAGTTGCAGGTTTCTGCGCTGAAACCGCCGGCAGTCAGTGACGCTATCCGTGAAATTCTCAGCGATGTGGAAGTTGGCGGCGGCAAAAACGATCCGCAGATTGACCTGAACTGGGGCGAAGAAGGCCTTACCCCCACCGAACGTCTTTATGCGTGGAATACGCTGGAAGTGCTGTCGTTCCTGACCGGCAATCCGCAGCGCCCGATGAACGCTATTCCCGGCTCGGCGACTGCGGTGTGTCAGCTGCGTTTTGTCGTCGGCACCGACTGGCAACATCTGGCAGACCACGTCCGTGCGCACCTTGATGCACACGGTTTCCCGCAGGTTGAGGTGGAATTTATGCGTGGCTCACCGGCCACCCGCTTCGACCCGACCGACCCGCTGGTGGACTGGGCGCTGAATATCATGCAAAAAACGACCGGTAAAAAACCCGCGTTGCTGCCGAACCTCGGCGGTTCACTGCCTAATGATGTCTTCGCCGATATTCTCGGTTTGCCGACGTTATGGGTGCCGCACTCTTATCCGGCCTGCGGTCAGCACGGCGTGAACGAACACATGCTGATTTCCGTCGCGCGCGAAGGGCTGGCGATCATGACCCATTTGTTGTGGGATCTCGGCGAAAACGGCGCAGCTGTGCTTGCCCGCCACCACGCTCATACCGGAGGTGCGCAATGA
- a CDS encoding MFS transporter, which yields MSLLSARSSSVSNTAEKPSLMKTLFATCIGNALEWFDIAIYGFFASYIAHAYFPTADPTVSLLLAFGSFGVSFLIRPLGAIVLGAYADKHGRKASLLMSISLMMIGGLIIVITPSYATLGMAAPLLILVARLIQGFSAGGEFGSSTAFLVEHFPERKAFIASWQFATQGASTLLASAFGLGLSALLSETQLQEWGWRIPFIFGLLIGPVGLYIRRHIKESESFSKAEKTASPLKEIVRSQKGLFFTAIGLMVVSTAINYMLNYVPTYATKTLHLPASAGFSATLSAGIILTVVTPIMGLWAEKIGRLPLMWGSLILLLLTIYPAFWLMLQYTSALSLLLLISWLALLKSVYFSTVPSMMADLFPITTRASGMAISYNVAVTVFGGFAPFICTLLISATGSSLAPGYYLMMVALLSVWALFKAQKTQR from the coding sequence ATGAGCCTGTTAAGCGCCCGTTCCTCATCCGTCAGCAACACGGCAGAAAAACCGAGTCTGATGAAAACCCTTTTTGCGACCTGTATCGGCAACGCGCTGGAGTGGTTTGATATCGCGATTTATGGCTTTTTCGCCAGCTATATTGCCCATGCGTATTTCCCGACCGCCGATCCGACCGTCTCGCTGTTGCTGGCGTTCGGCAGCTTCGGCGTTTCATTCCTGATCCGGCCGCTCGGCGCAATCGTTCTCGGTGCGTATGCCGACAAGCACGGGCGTAAAGCGTCGCTGCTGATGTCCATCAGCCTGATGATGATTGGCGGTTTAATCATTGTGATCACGCCGTCTTACGCCACACTCGGCATGGCCGCACCGCTGCTGATCCTGGTAGCACGCCTGATTCAGGGCTTCTCGGCGGGGGGTGAATTCGGCAGCTCCACGGCGTTTCTGGTGGAACATTTCCCTGAGCGCAAAGCGTTTATCGCCAGCTGGCAGTTCGCCACGCAGGGCGCGAGCACCTTGCTGGCCTCGGCGTTTGGTCTGGGTTTGTCTGCCCTTCTGAGTGAAACCCAGTTGCAGGAATGGGGATGGCGCATTCCGTTTATTTTCGGTCTGCTGATTGGCCCGGTCGGTTTGTATATCCGCCGCCATATCAAAGAATCGGAAAGCTTCAGCAAAGCCGAGAAAACCGCGTCGCCGCTGAAAGAAATTGTGCGTTCGCAGAAAGGCCTGTTCTTCACGGCCATCGGCCTGATGGTGGTTTCCACCGCCATCAACTACATGCTGAACTACGTGCCGACCTACGCCACGAAAACGCTGCACCTGCCAGCCTCGGCAGGCTTTAGCGCCACATTATCAGCGGGGATTATCCTGACCGTCGTCACGCCCATTATGGGGCTGTGGGCGGAGAAAATCGGGCGTCTGCCGCTGATGTGGGGCTCGCTTATCCTGCTGTTGCTGACCATTTATCCGGCGTTCTGGCTGATGCTGCAATACACGTCGGCGCTGTCATTACTGCTGCTGATAAGCTGGCTGGCGTTGCTGAAATCGGTGTATTTCTCCACCGTGCCGTCAATGATGGCGGATTTGTTCCCGATCACCACCCGCGCCAGCGGCATGGCCATCAGCTACAACGTCGCAGTCACCGTGTTCGGCGGCTTTGCGCCGTTCATCTGTACCCTGCTGATTTCCGCCACCGGCAGCAGCCTGGCACCGGGTTACTACCTGATGATGGTCGCTCTGCTCAGCGTATGGGCTTTGTTTAAAGCGCAGAAAACCCAGCGCTGA
- a CDS encoding glutathione S-transferase family protein, giving the protein MITLWGRDNSTNVKKVLWLLDELKLPFQQINAGGAFGKNHEPLYLSLNPNGLVPCIQDDDFVLWESNAILRYLAERAGNEAFWPSDLRARASADKWLDWTANSLTIPFRQVFLTLVRVPEPERDMNLVATGMAAFEKHWTIVDKVLAKQEWLSGNHFGLGDIPLAIYAYAWYGLNIERQAHPNVERWYKQITQRPDFQKRVMIPLT; this is encoded by the coding sequence ATGATCACCCTGTGGGGCCGCGATAACTCAACTAACGTGAAAAAAGTGCTGTGGTTGCTGGATGAACTGAAACTGCCTTTCCAGCAAATTAACGCCGGGGGCGCTTTTGGCAAAAACCATGAGCCGCTTTATCTGTCACTGAATCCGAACGGGCTGGTGCCCTGCATACAGGACGATGATTTTGTCTTGTGGGAATCGAATGCCATTTTGCGTTACCTCGCCGAACGCGCAGGGAATGAGGCGTTCTGGCCTTCGGATCTGCGGGCACGCGCCAGCGCGGATAAATGGCTGGACTGGACCGCAAACAGTCTGACCATTCCTTTCCGTCAGGTGTTTCTGACGCTGGTTCGCGTTCCCGAACCGGAGCGCGACATGAATCTGGTGGCTACCGGCATGGCGGCATTTGAAAAACATTGGACGATTGTCGATAAGGTGCTGGCGAAGCAGGAATGGTTGTCAGGCAATCATTTCGGGCTCGGGGATATCCCGCTGGCGATCTATGCCTACGCCTGGTACGGATTGAATATTGAACGTCAGGCTCATCCGAATGTGGAGCGCTGGTATAAACAAATCACGCAGCGCCCGGATTTCCAGAAACGCGTGATGATCCCGCTGACCTAG
- a CDS encoding sugar ABC transporter substrate-binding protein, which produces MKKISASLLVLSLFSALPAFAADAQLAPVPAAIAQHSGPVRIAVIRNLGSDDNTTQFLAGAIKQGHALGFKVDTFLSNGDDAKFQDFVNQAISQKYDGIILSQGRGPYSEALAKRIVAAGIAVSAFDTEVPDTLPGVTVTRQDDASLAKASVGQLVKDFNGKANIIKLWVAGFPPMERRQKTYEAILKENPGIHQLESIGAVSSDVQGDTANKVGAILAKYPKGQIDAIWGSWDAFSQGAYKALKENNRTEIKLYSIDASNQDLQLMREKGSPWLFTAAVDTQLIGAVNLRIVALKIAGEKTPQSYEFPAQTISQSLLLSQPEGLNVSGLSKIIPGWGKSEDFTAPWFATLEAKYKK; this is translated from the coding sequence ATGAAAAAAATATCCGCATCCCTGCTGGTTCTCAGCCTGTTCTCCGCCCTGCCCGCGTTTGCCGCTGATGCCCAACTGGCACCGGTTCCGGCTGCGATTGCACAACACAGCGGCCCGGTGCGTATTGCCGTCATCCGTAACCTGGGCTCCGACGATAACACCACGCAATTTCTGGCCGGTGCCATCAAACAAGGCCACGCGCTGGGCTTTAAAGTCGATACGTTCCTGAGTAACGGCGACGACGCCAAGTTCCAGGATTTCGTGAACCAGGCCATCAGCCAGAAGTACGACGGGATTATCCTGTCACAGGGTCGCGGCCCTTATTCTGAAGCGCTGGCAAAACGCATTGTCGCTGCGGGCATCGCGGTTTCCGCCTTTGATACCGAGGTGCCGGATACCCTTCCGGGCGTCACCGTCACCCGTCAGGACGATGCGTCTCTGGCAAAAGCCTCCGTCGGCCAGCTGGTGAAAGATTTCAACGGTAAAGCCAACATCATCAAACTGTGGGTCGCCGGTTTCCCGCCAATGGAACGCCGCCAGAAAACCTACGAAGCCATCCTGAAAGAAAACCCGGGCATTCATCAGCTTGAGTCTATCGGCGCGGTATCTTCGGACGTTCAGGGTGATACGGCCAACAAAGTCGGGGCGATTCTGGCGAAGTATCCGAAAGGCCAGATTGATGCGATCTGGGGGTCATGGGATGCCTTCAGTCAGGGCGCTTACAAGGCGCTGAAAGAGAATAACCGTACCGAAATTAAACTCTACAGCATCGATGCTTCGAATCAGGATCTGCAACTGATGCGTGAGAAAGGCAGCCCGTGGCTGTTCACCGCGGCGGTGGATACACAGCTGATCGGTGCGGTAAACCTGCGCATTGTGGCGCTGAAAATTGCCGGTGAAAAAACGCCACAAAGCTACGAATTCCCGGCGCAGACTATTTCGCAATCCCTGCTGCTCAGCCAGCCGGAAGGCCTGAATGTCAGTGGTCTGAGTAAAATCATTCCGGGCTGGGGGAAATCAGAAGATTTCACCGCCCCCTGGTTTGCCACGCTGGAAGCAAAATACAAAAAGTAA
- a CDS encoding glycoside-pentoside-hexuronide family transporter: MSTEILSVKEKIGYGLGDAASHIIFDNVMLYMMFFYTDIFGIPAGYVGTMFLLARALDAVSDPCMGLLADRTRTRWGKFRPYVLFGAIPFGIVCVFTYTTPELSMTGKMIYAAITYTLLTLMYTVVNIPYCALGGVITTNPTQRISLQSYRFVLATAGGMLSTVLMMPLVKLIGGENQALGYQGGIAVLAIVAAVMLAICFATTKERIDPGKPTGTMREDLRDIWHNDQWRIVGLLTILNIISVAVRGGAMMYYVTYILGNPMLFVWFLGVYSVGNLFGSALAKPLTDWKCKVSVFWWTNAILAVLSLAMFFLPIHGSIIMFIFIFVIGVLHQLVTPIQWVMMSDTVDYGEWNDGKRLTGISFAGTLFVLKLGLALAGAMIGWMLAGSGYQSGAATQNAATMTCIVALFTLVPAACYLLSAIICKRYYILRTPLLRRIIDEVAQGIRRNQQEFMK, from the coding sequence ATGAGTACAGAAATCCTTTCGGTCAAGGAAAAGATTGGATATGGATTAGGCGATGCCGCCAGTCATATTATTTTCGATAATGTCATGCTGTACATGATGTTTTTCTACACTGACATTTTCGGCATCCCCGCCGGTTACGTCGGCACCATGTTCCTGCTGGCCCGCGCACTCGACGCTGTCTCTGACCCCTGCATGGGATTGCTGGCTGACCGCACGCGCACGCGCTGGGGCAAATTCCGCCCTTACGTCCTGTTTGGCGCGATCCCTTTCGGCATCGTGTGCGTCTTTACCTACACCACGCCTGAACTGAGCATGACCGGCAAAATGATTTACGCCGCCATCACCTACACCCTGCTCACACTGATGTATACCGTGGTCAACATCCCGTATTGCGCACTGGGCGGCGTGATCACCACCAACCCGACACAGCGTATTTCGCTGCAATCCTACCGCTTCGTGCTGGCAACAGCGGGCGGCATGCTGAGTACCGTGCTGATGATGCCGCTGGTTAAACTGATTGGCGGGGAAAATCAGGCGCTGGGCTATCAGGGCGGGATTGCCGTACTGGCCATTGTCGCGGCAGTTATGCTGGCAATCTGTTTTGCCACCACCAAAGAACGTATCGATCCGGGCAAACCAACTGGCACCATGCGCGAGGATTTACGCGACATCTGGCATAACGACCAGTGGCGCATTGTGGGCCTGCTGACCATTCTTAACATCATTTCTGTGGCGGTTCGCGGCGGTGCCATGATGTATTACGTCACCTATATTCTGGGCAATCCGATGCTGTTCGTCTGGTTCCTCGGCGTCTATTCCGTCGGCAACCTGTTTGGCAGCGCGCTCGCCAAACCACTCACCGACTGGAAATGCAAAGTCAGCGTGTTCTGGTGGACCAACGCCATTCTGGCGGTGCTCAGTCTGGCGATGTTCTTCCTGCCCATTCACGGCAGCATCATCATGTTTATCTTCATCTTTGTCATCGGCGTATTGCATCAGCTGGTGACGCCAATTCAGTGGGTCATGATGTCTGACACCGTCGATTACGGCGAATGGAACGACGGCAAACGCCTGACGGGTATCAGCTTCGCGGGCACATTATTTGTTCTTAAACTCGGTCTGGCACTGGCGGGCGCGATGATCGGCTGGATGCTGGCCGGTTCGGGTTATCAGTCCGGCGCAGCGACTCAGAACGCGGCCACGATGACCTGCATTGTCGCGCTGTTCACGCTGGTGCCTGCCGCCTGTTATCTGCTGAGCGCCATTATCTGTAAGCGTTATTACATCCTGCGCACGCCGCTGCTGCGCCGCATCATTGATGAAGTTGCGCAAGGCATCCGCCGCAATCAGCAAGAATTTATGAAATGA